In Polynucleobacter ibericus, a genomic segment contains:
- a CDS encoding DesA family fatty acid desaturase, with product MNTVSGFDLFLHWLANGYLDWSWWKIVVFTLIATHITIAAVTIFLHRCQAHRALDLHPIASHFFRFWLWLTTGMVTKEWAAIHRKHHAKCETVDDPHSPQVLGINTVLSRGAELYKKEAANQETLDKFGHGTPNDWIEHNVYSKFSWQGVAIMLILDVFLFGAVGLTVWAVQMLWIPITAAGVINGIGHYWGYRNFDNEDASRNIVPWGILIGGEELHNNHHTFATSAKLSNKWYEFDIGWMYIQMMSAVGLATVKKTPPKPVLSDLRPADLNTLEAIIANRYEIMARYSKTLRSFFSNEVQHMQVLAAHLSDARTWLAKDESRLTEQEKAKLEELMASNAQLRKMIEMRRDLQAIWSRSSASREQLVSQLHAWCQRAEDSGLTSLREFSLRLRRYA from the coding sequence TTGAATACAGTTTCAGGTTTTGATTTATTCCTCCATTGGCTTGCGAATGGATATTTGGATTGGTCTTGGTGGAAGATAGTTGTTTTTACATTAATCGCCACCCACATCACGATTGCTGCAGTAACCATTTTCTTGCACCGCTGCCAGGCGCATCGTGCCTTGGATCTGCATCCCATCGCCTCCCACTTTTTCCGTTTTTGGCTTTGGCTAACAACAGGCATGGTTACCAAAGAGTGGGCTGCCATTCATCGCAAGCATCACGCTAAATGTGAAACTGTTGATGATCCACATAGCCCTCAGGTTTTAGGAATTAACACTGTTCTCTCACGTGGTGCAGAGCTTTATAAAAAAGAAGCTGCTAACCAAGAGACATTAGATAAATTTGGTCATGGCACGCCAAATGACTGGATCGAGCACAACGTCTATTCCAAGTTCTCTTGGCAGGGCGTTGCCATCATGCTCATCCTCGATGTGTTTTTATTTGGTGCGGTTGGGCTCACTGTTTGGGCTGTGCAAATGTTGTGGATCCCAATTACTGCGGCTGGAGTAATTAACGGCATTGGTCATTACTGGGGCTATCGTAATTTTGATAACGAAGATGCCTCCAGAAATATTGTGCCTTGGGGCATCTTGATTGGCGGTGAAGAGCTGCACAACAATCACCATACTTTTGCCACGAGCGCAAAGCTGTCTAATAAATGGTATGAGTTTGATATTGGTTGGATGTATATCCAGATGATGAGCGCAGTTGGTTTAGCAACTGTGAAGAAGACTCCACCTAAGCCAGTGCTGAGTGATTTACGCCCCGCCGATCTGAATACTTTAGAAGCTATCATCGCAAACCGCTATGAAATCATGGCGCGTTATAGCAAGACCTTGCGCAGTTTTTTTAGTAACGAAGTGCAGCATATGCAAGTTTTGGCAGCGCACCTCAGTGACGCGCGCACATGGTTAGCTAAAGACGAGTCTCGCTTAACTGAGCAAGAAAAAGCAAAGCTAGAAGAATTAATGGCAAGCAATGCGCAGTTACGTAAGATGATTGAGATGCGTCGTGATCTTCAAGCTATTTGGAGTCGTTCTAGCGCGAGCAGAGAGCAATTGGTTTCTCAGTTACATGCTTGGTGTCAGCGCGCTGAAGATAGCGGCTTAACAAGTCTGCGTGAGTTCTCATTGAGATTGCGTCGTTACGCCTAA
- the lspA gene encoding signal peptidase II, giving the protein MKSLTLLRYLAIATIVLLLDQLSKWSALSNLQMGVPEPVLPFLNWLLLFNPGAAFSFLAQGSGWQRWFFTIIGLAASIYILWLLYKSQSDKLLCIALSLILGGALGNVLDRVMYGAVVDFIDVYYGNWHWPAFNIADSAICIGASLIIWGELRKSFGKSAQSH; this is encoded by the coding sequence ATGAAAAGCCTCACCCTGCTTCGTTACCTTGCAATAGCGACCATCGTGCTCTTGCTAGACCAACTCAGCAAGTGGTCAGCGCTCAGCAATTTACAAATGGGTGTACCCGAACCAGTTCTACCTTTTCTGAACTGGCTGCTGCTTTTTAATCCAGGTGCAGCATTTTCTTTTTTAGCGCAAGGTTCAGGTTGGCAACGCTGGTTCTTTACGATAATTGGCCTGGCTGCTTCCATCTACATACTTTGGCTCTTGTACAAAAGCCAAAGCGACAAACTACTCTGTATAGCCCTAAGCCTCATCTTGGGTGGTGCATTAGGCAATGTCTTGGATCGGGTGATGTATGGTGCCGTAGTTGATTTTATTGATGTGTATTACGGTAACTGGCATTGGCCAGCTTTCAATATTGCCGATAGCGCTATCTGTATTGGGGCATCCCTCATTATTTGGGGTGAATTACGCAAGTCATTTGGCAAATCCGCCCAATCCCATTAA
- the purN gene encoding phosphoribosylglycinamide formyltransferase, with amino-acid sequence MPSIVTLISGRGSNFEAIFKTAQKEQWSVTFAGVIANHSAAKGLDFARSQGIPAFAIEHKEHATRESFDAALIEQIDALGADLVVLAGFMRILTPGFIRHFEGRLINIHPALLPAFPGLHTHERALEAGVKEHGATVHFVNEGVDEGPIICQASVPVLEGDDANTLAARVLTAEHQIYPRAVKWFLDGRLRIEGNQVKLQPPESQFFKL; translated from the coding sequence ATGCCTTCTATCGTCACCTTAATCTCAGGCCGCGGATCTAATTTCGAAGCCATCTTCAAAACCGCCCAAAAAGAGCAATGGTCAGTCACATTTGCTGGGGTCATAGCGAACCACTCAGCAGCTAAGGGCCTTGATTTTGCTCGCTCGCAGGGCATTCCAGCCTTTGCTATTGAGCATAAGGAGCATGCTACCCGTGAATCCTTTGATGCTGCATTAATTGAGCAGATTGACGCTTTAGGGGCTGATTTGGTGGTTCTCGCCGGCTTTATGAGGATTCTGACCCCAGGATTTATTCGCCATTTCGAGGGCCGCCTAATTAATATCCACCCAGCCCTGTTGCCAGCCTTCCCAGGCCTGCATACCCATGAGCGGGCTTTAGAGGCTGGCGTGAAGGAACATGGCGCTACCGTGCACTTTGTAAATGAAGGTGTGGATGAAGGTCCGATTATTTGTCAGGCCTCGGTTCCGGTGCTTGAAGGCGACGATGCCAATACCTTAGCGGCCCGTGTTTTAACAGCTGAGCATCAAATTTACCCGCGGGCCGTAAAATGGTTCCTCGATGGACGATTGCGCATAGAAGGTAATCAAGTGAAGTTACAACCCCCGGAGTCGCAATTTTTTAAATTATGA
- the dut gene encoding dUTP diphosphatase, protein MQSLQVKILDERMRDQLPSYGTPGSAGLDLRACIDEAIEIAPGQTLLVPTGLAIYVEDPAYAAFILPRSGLGHKHGIVLGNLVGLIDSDYQGQLMVSTWNRGSTPFKLEPMERLAQLVVMPVQQVELKVVEEFTESSRGAGGFGSTGRT, encoded by the coding sequence ATGCAATCTCTCCAAGTCAAAATTCTCGATGAACGTATGCGCGATCAGCTACCCTCCTACGGCACTCCAGGAAGCGCTGGACTTGATTTACGTGCCTGTATTGATGAGGCCATTGAAATTGCGCCAGGCCAGACTTTGCTTGTGCCCACTGGCTTAGCAATCTATGTTGAAGATCCGGCCTATGCTGCTTTTATTCTGCCGCGCTCAGGATTAGGTCATAAGCACGGTATCGTCCTAGGCAACTTAGTGGGACTCATTGACTCTGACTATCAAGGGCAATTGATGGTGAGCACTTGGAACCGTGGCTCAACCCCATTCAAGCTAGAGCCTATGGAGCGCCTCGCTCAATTGGTGGTGATGCCTGTACAGCAAGTAGAACTCAAAGTTGTGGAAGAGTTCACTGAGAGTAGTCGTGGTGCTGGTGGCTTTGGAAGTACGGGTAGGACTTAG
- a CDS encoding bifunctional riboflavin kinase/FAD synthetase, which yields MNVFRGPTQFSAGPACALTIGNFDGVHRGHRALLKQLVDGAKDRGLVSCVMTFEPHPKEFFSPEQAPARILNLRDKLAALADLGIDRVVVEHFNAAFAKLSPEEFVAEIIVKRLNAKWILIGDDFCYGAKRAGNFASLQAAGKKYGFEVSSIQTIQENGERISSSALRAALADGNMKLAENLLGRPYGISGHVIHGQQLGRQLGFPTLNLAVANHLHHRKPATTGIFTAQVLGLSENPLPAVASLGVRPTVEDEGRVLLETHIFDYNADVYGKIITVELLEKIRDEAKYPDLETLTQAIAADATHARNYFQKKAYV from the coding sequence GTGAACGTATTCCGTGGCCCCACCCAGTTTTCTGCAGGACCAGCTTGTGCCTTAACCATCGGGAATTTCGATGGCGTGCACAGGGGTCATCGCGCCCTGCTGAAACAGCTTGTTGATGGAGCCAAGGATCGGGGCTTGGTCAGCTGCGTCATGACCTTCGAGCCACATCCAAAAGAATTCTTTTCTCCAGAGCAAGCACCAGCCCGCATCCTAAATTTGCGAGATAAATTGGCAGCGCTTGCCGACCTTGGAATTGACCGCGTTGTTGTTGAGCACTTCAATGCTGCTTTTGCCAAACTTTCACCAGAAGAATTTGTTGCAGAAATTATTGTCAAGCGCTTGAATGCCAAATGGATTTTGATTGGTGATGATTTTTGTTATGGCGCTAAACGCGCTGGTAACTTCGCTAGCTTGCAGGCTGCCGGCAAAAAATATGGCTTTGAAGTATCCAGCATTCAAACCATTCAGGAAAATGGTGAACGCATATCTAGCTCTGCTTTGCGCGCAGCACTAGCAGACGGCAATATGAAACTTGCTGAAAATTTATTAGGTCGCCCTTACGGTATTTCCGGTCACGTCATTCATGGGCAACAACTCGGTCGTCAGCTAGGCTTCCCTACTTTGAACTTAGCCGTTGCTAATCATCTTCATCATCGTAAGCCAGCAACGACTGGAATCTTTACCGCTCAGGTTTTGGGCTTAAGTGAGAATCCCCTTCCAGCCGTAGCCAGCCTTGGCGTTAGACCAACAGTAGAAGATGAAGGCAGAGTACTGCTAGAGACCCATATTTTCGATTACAACGCAGATGTTTACGGAAAAATTATTACCGTAGAGCTCTTAGAAAAAATCCGTGATGAGGCGAAGTATCCAGACCTCGAAACTCTTACACAAGCGATTGCAGCAGATGCAACGCATGCCAGAAATTATTTCCAGAAAAAAGCTTATGTCTGA
- the ileS gene encoding isoleucine--tRNA ligase, with protein sequence MSRKKLMSEKENSYPVNLLDTSFPMRGDLAKREPQWVAGWQKNKLYEKIRAAHANQPKFILHDGPPYANGDIHIGHAVNKILKDMIVKSRWLMGFDSVYVPGWDCHGMPIEIQIEKEFGKNLPTAEVQSKARAYAHVQVEKQKKDFERLGVLGDWNNPYLTMNFRNEADEIRALGKIWEKGYVFRGLKPVNWCFDCGSALAEAEVEYQDKTDPTVDVGFAFDDAQRPQLAKAFGLTELPNKPGQIVIWTTTPWTIPANQAMNVHPELTYALVDVGDKLLILAKDRVETCLQDYGLEGKVIATCTGAQLANISFWHPLASLHEGYKRLSPIYPAEYVTLDTGTGIVHSAPAYGEEDFKSCKANKLADKDILNPVMGNGVYASWLPLFANEYIWKANPKIVEAMREAGSLLRDKTYTHSYMHCWRHKSPIIYRATSQWFASMDKKPSDGKASLRETALAGIESTEFFPAWGKQRLNSMIANRPDWTLSRQRQWGVPMAFFVHKESGEPHPRTVELLEEIAKRVEKEGIEAWQKLEVTELLGEEAAQYEKNRDTLDVWFDSGTTHWHVIRGSHRDELLTADAETTNGRLADLYLEGSDQHRGWFHSSLLTGAMLDGKPPYKALLTHGFTVDGQGRKMSKSVGNVIAPQQVADKLGAEIIRLWVASTDYSGEMTISDEILKRVTESYRRIRNTLRFLLANLSDFDPSKHTIPSDQWLEIDRYAVALANQLQSDVEAHYKAYEFQPAVARILSFCSEDLGGFYLDILKDRLYTSAPDSPDRRAAQNALFHITRNLLKWLSPFLSFTAEEAWKDFPHGSESKLAESIFMEEFGQFPPIAHANELLAKWNRIREIRSEVTKAIEVEREAGNVGSSLQAELTIKVGDVDFAILHSLEDDLRFVTITSSANIELSNAGLEVLVRGSQYKKCGRCWHHTKDAGSHADHPELCGRCITNLFGDGEHRLFA encoded by the coding sequence ATTTCCAGAAAAAAGCTTATGTCTGAAAAAGAAAACTCGTACCCCGTCAATCTACTAGATACCTCCTTTCCGATGCGTGGAGATCTTGCTAAGCGTGAACCACAGTGGGTAGCTGGCTGGCAAAAAAATAAGCTCTATGAAAAGATTCGTGCAGCCCATGCCAACCAACCGAAGTTCATTTTGCATGATGGCCCCCCTTATGCTAACGGTGATATTCACATTGGCCATGCTGTTAATAAAATTCTAAAAGACATGATTGTCAAGTCCCGCTGGTTGATGGGTTTTGACTCTGTCTATGTTCCTGGCTGGGATTGTCATGGTATGCCGATTGAAATCCAGATCGAAAAAGAATTTGGTAAAAATTTACCCACGGCTGAAGTGCAATCTAAAGCACGTGCTTATGCGCATGTTCAGGTAGAAAAGCAGAAGAAAGACTTTGAGCGTTTAGGTGTATTAGGAGATTGGAATAACCCCTATCTCACTATGAACTTCCGCAACGAAGCTGATGAAATCCGCGCTTTGGGCAAGATCTGGGAAAAAGGCTATGTATTCCGTGGATTAAAACCAGTGAACTGGTGTTTTGATTGTGGCTCTGCACTTGCCGAAGCCGAAGTGGAATACCAAGACAAAACTGATCCAACTGTTGACGTCGGTTTTGCATTTGATGATGCTCAGCGTCCACAACTGGCAAAAGCATTTGGACTTACTGAGTTACCAAATAAGCCAGGACAAATTGTTATCTGGACAACTACCCCTTGGACTATTCCTGCAAACCAGGCAATGAATGTTCATCCAGAGCTGACTTATGCGCTGGTAGACGTTGGCGATAAGTTACTAATTCTCGCCAAAGATCGCGTTGAAACTTGCCTGCAAGACTATGGACTAGAAGGCAAAGTTATTGCCACCTGCACTGGAGCTCAATTAGCGAATATTTCCTTTTGGCATCCGCTCGCGTCATTACATGAGGGCTATAAGCGTCTCTCGCCAATCTATCCAGCTGAGTACGTTACTTTGGATACTGGTACTGGCATCGTTCATTCTGCTCCTGCTTATGGCGAGGAAGACTTTAAATCTTGTAAAGCTAACAAGCTTGCTGATAAAGATATTCTGAATCCAGTCATGGGTAATGGTGTCTATGCCTCTTGGTTGCCGCTCTTTGCCAATGAATACATTTGGAAAGCCAATCCTAAGATTGTGGAAGCGATGCGTGAAGCAGGTAGTCTGTTGCGCGATAAAACGTATACCCACTCGTATATGCATTGCTGGCGCCATAAGTCGCCAATTATTTACCGTGCCACTTCACAATGGTTTGCTAGCATGGATAAGAAGCCATCGGATGGTAAGGCTAGTCTGCGCGAGACAGCTTTAGCTGGCATTGAAAGTACCGAGTTCTTCCCGGCATGGGGCAAGCAACGTCTCAACAGCATGATTGCTAATCGTCCCGACTGGACTTTGTCACGTCAACGCCAGTGGGGTGTCCCAATGGCTTTCTTTGTTCATAAAGAAAGTGGTGAGCCACATCCACGGACAGTTGAGCTACTTGAAGAGATTGCCAAGCGCGTAGAAAAAGAAGGTATTGAAGCTTGGCAAAAATTAGAAGTTACCGAGTTACTTGGTGAAGAAGCGGCGCAATACGAAAAGAACCGTGACACCTTAGATGTTTGGTTTGATTCTGGCACTACCCACTGGCACGTCATTCGCGGCTCACATCGTGATGAGTTGTTAACTGCCGATGCAGAAACAACTAATGGACGCTTGGCTGACCTATACCTAGAGGGATCAGACCAGCATCGGGGTTGGTTCCACTCCTCATTACTCACTGGGGCTATGCTTGACGGCAAGCCACCATATAAAGCACTCCTTACTCATGGCTTTACTGTCGATGGACAAGGCCGCAAGATGAGTAAATCTGTAGGCAATGTGATCGCCCCTCAACAAGTAGCGGATAAGTTAGGCGCGGAGATTATTCGCTTGTGGGTTGCCTCTACCGACTACTCTGGTGAAATGACTATCTCCGATGAGATTCTCAAGCGCGTTACCGAGAGCTACCGTCGTATACGCAATACCTTGCGCTTCTTGTTGGCCAACTTATCAGATTTTGATCCTAGTAAGCATACGATTCCTTCTGATCAATGGCTTGAGATAGATCGTTATGCAGTAGCCCTTGCCAATCAATTACAAAGCGATGTGGAAGCACACTACAAGGCCTATGAATTTCAGCCAGCAGTCGCACGTATATTGAGTTTCTGCTCCGAGGATCTAGGCGGCTTCTACTTGGATATCCTTAAGGACCGCCTGTACACAAGTGCACCCGACTCTCCTGACCGCAGAGCTGCTCAGAATGCTTTATTCCACATCACTCGCAATCTCTTGAAGTGGTTGTCGCCATTCCTGTCCTTTACCGCAGAAGAAGCCTGGAAAGATTTTCCGCATGGCTCAGAAAGCAAGCTTGCAGAATCGATCTTCATGGAAGAGTTTGGTCAATTCCCACCAATTGCCCACGCTAATGAATTACTTGCGAAGTGGAATCGCATTCGGGAAATTCGCTCTGAAGTCACCAAAGCAATTGAAGTGGAGCGTGAAGCAGGCAATGTGGGATCTTCATTGCAGGCTGAGCTCACAATCAAAGTAGGTGATGTGGACTTTGCTATCTTGCATTCACTTGAAGATGATTTACGCTTTGTCACGATTACCTCTAGTGCCAATATCGAGCTGAGCAATGCAGGCTTAGAAGTTTTAGTGCGTGGTAGCCAATATAAAAAATGTGGTCGCTGCTGGCATCACACCAAGGATGCAGGAAGCCATGCCGATCATCCAGAATTATGTGGTCGCTGTATCACCAACTTATTTGGCGATGGTGAACACCGCCTATTTGCATAA
- the coaBC gene encoding bifunctional phosphopantothenoylcysteine decarboxylase/phosphopantothenate--cysteine ligase CoaBC codes for MQSLINKKIVLGISGGIAAYKAPELARQLMQEGASVQVVMTEAAQQFVTPVTMQALTGNPVYLSQWDSTIPNNMAHIELSRSADAILIAPASADLMAKLSLGLADDLLTTLCLARDCPLMLTPAMNKQMWEHAATQRSAKRLTDDGVALLGPASGFQACGEVGMGRMLEPAEITEQVIAFFQKKSLAGKKVLITAGPTFEAIDPVRGITNHSSGKMGFAIARAAVEAGAQVHLIAGPCDLETPLLATGQITRTNVVSANEMHAATLAATANDIFFAVAAVADWGIAKPAKEKIKRQGNQAPSLEFVANPDILLDIARTVKTKGGKPHPYCVGFAAESTDLEKHADEKRKRKGIPMIVGNIGPDTFGSDLNQLLVIDASGSKKIAKAEKLQLARQLIQMVAKKI; via the coding sequence ATGCAATCACTTATTAACAAGAAGATCGTTCTCGGCATCTCTGGCGGAATAGCAGCCTATAAGGCCCCAGAACTTGCACGCCAACTTATGCAGGAAGGTGCATCAGTACAAGTAGTGATGACTGAAGCCGCACAGCAGTTTGTGACACCAGTGACTATGCAAGCCCTCACCGGCAATCCGGTTTACTTAAGCCAATGGGATAGCACTATTCCAAACAATATGGCTCACATTGAGTTATCGCGCTCAGCAGATGCTATTTTGATTGCCCCAGCAAGCGCTGATCTGATGGCCAAACTTTCTTTGGGTTTAGCTGACGATCTGCTGACCACTCTCTGCCTTGCGAGAGATTGCCCCCTCATGCTTACACCAGCAATGAACAAACAAATGTGGGAGCATGCTGCAACTCAAAGAAGCGCGAAAAGACTTACTGACGATGGCGTTGCCCTTTTAGGTCCCGCCAGTGGTTTTCAGGCATGCGGCGAAGTGGGCATGGGCAGAATGCTCGAACCTGCTGAAATTACTGAACAGGTGATTGCCTTCTTTCAGAAAAAATCTTTGGCCGGTAAAAAAGTATTGATCACTGCTGGCCCGACTTTCGAAGCGATTGATCCAGTACGCGGCATCACCAATCACAGCTCAGGCAAGATGGGTTTTGCGATTGCACGCGCTGCTGTTGAGGCAGGCGCTCAAGTTCATTTAATTGCCGGCCCCTGCGATCTTGAAACTCCGCTACTAGCAACTGGACAAATTACCCGCACTAATGTGGTTAGCGCCAACGAAATGCATGCAGCCACCCTAGCAGCTACAGCCAATGATATTTTCTTTGCAGTGGCAGCTGTTGCAGACTGGGGTATTGCCAAGCCAGCCAAAGAGAAAATCAAGCGCCAAGGTAATCAAGCACCCAGCCTGGAGTTTGTTGCAAACCCAGACATTCTCCTAGATATTGCTAGGACAGTAAAAACCAAAGGTGGCAAGCCCCATCCTTACTGCGTAGGTTTTGCAGCCGAATCAACTGATTTAGAGAAGCATGCTGACGAAAAACGTAAGCGCAAAGGTATCCCGATGATTGTTGGCAATATTGGTCCAGATACTTTTGGTAGCGACCTGAATCAATTGCTTGTCATTGATGCTAGCGGTAGTAAAAAAATTGCTAAAGCAGAAAAGCTCCAGCTTGCACGTCAACTAATTCAGATGGTTGCCAAAAAAATCTAA
- a CDS encoding RsmB/NOP family class I SAM-dependent RNA methyltransferase produces MSAERPPRRSGNRLAPNKSYATKSKDPLRRPERRNASGNLIAPEGQKNFSNAKALPQHAIHLERLLPELLSFEQPADRVVSRYFREEKQLGNRDRALIAESAFAILRRKNEFSQFASSGEGSQARRLALLGLLSALSEGGLGSANRAESAIADLAHVLKPGEYEWLQRFATVDPAALNPLVRNNLPEWLWDAFGQYPGEETREELAKSLMHPALLDLRANTMKTNREELLAQMNALGGRYQAIPTPYAPDGVRIMGKPALQNTAGFKDGMFEVQDEGSQLLAYLLAPKRGEMVVDFCAGAGGKTLAIGALMRSTGRLYALDTSERRLANLKPRQARSGLSNVHPVWIDSENDAKIKRLAGKIDRVLVDAPCSGMGTLRRNPDLKWRQTPAGVLELNQKQMNILASAARLLKPGGRLVYATCSLLPQENQAIAEDFLAKHPQFEAVPAAEVLKPLFPKDKFPLGCSKDNPWWQLWPHIHGTDGFFGAVFQKKAAAPVPEAEKDPQKETKVKNKKTPKELK; encoded by the coding sequence ATGAGTGCAGAACGTCCACCCCGCAGATCTGGTAACAGACTAGCCCCCAATAAAAGTTACGCAACGAAATCGAAAGATCCATTGCGTCGCCCCGAGCGCAGAAATGCTAGCGGTAATTTAATTGCGCCGGAAGGCCAAAAGAATTTCTCGAATGCAAAAGCATTGCCACAGCATGCAATTCATCTAGAGCGTTTGCTTCCGGAATTACTGAGTTTTGAACAGCCAGCAGACCGAGTCGTCAGTCGTTATTTTAGAGAAGAGAAACAACTCGGAAATCGCGATCGTGCTTTGATTGCTGAGAGTGCGTTTGCTATTTTGCGTCGTAAAAATGAGTTCTCTCAATTTGCCTCGAGCGGCGAAGGTTCTCAAGCTAGACGCTTAGCCTTATTGGGTTTGCTGTCTGCTCTGTCTGAAGGTGGACTTGGTTCTGCCAATCGCGCAGAGAGTGCCATTGCTGACTTAGCACATGTGCTCAAGCCAGGTGAATATGAATGGTTGCAACGTTTTGCAACAGTTGATCCTGCGGCATTAAATCCCTTGGTGCGCAACAATTTACCTGAGTGGTTGTGGGATGCATTTGGTCAATATCCTGGCGAAGAAACTCGCGAAGAACTTGCTAAGTCATTAATGCATCCAGCACTTTTAGACTTGCGTGCAAACACCATGAAAACCAATCGCGAAGAATTACTCGCGCAGATGAATGCATTGGGCGGTCGCTATCAAGCAATTCCGACTCCATACGCACCCGATGGTGTGCGCATTATGGGCAAGCCTGCTTTGCAAAATACTGCAGGCTTCAAAGACGGCATGTTTGAAGTTCAGGATGAGGGTAGTCAGCTCTTGGCATACCTGCTTGCTCCTAAGCGTGGCGAGATGGTTGTGGATTTTTGTGCTGGTGCGGGTGGCAAGACTTTGGCAATTGGAGCGCTCATGCGTTCCACCGGACGTTTGTACGCTTTAGATACATCTGAGCGTCGTTTAGCAAATTTGAAGCCAAGACAGGCTCGTAGCGGCCTTTCTAACGTTCATCCGGTGTGGATTGACAGCGAGAATGATGCCAAGATCAAACGCTTGGCTGGAAAGATTGATCGCGTCCTGGTTGATGCCCCTTGTAGTGGAATGGGTACCTTGCGACGCAACCCTGACCTCAAGTGGCGCCAGACCCCAGCCGGGGTCTTGGAGCTAAACCAGAAGCAAATGAATATTTTGGCCTCTGCAGCCCGTCTATTGAAGCCAGGCGGACGCTTGGTTTATGCCACTTGTAGCTTGCTGCCGCAAGAGAATCAAGCCATTGCTGAGGATTTCTTGGCGAAACACCCGCAATTTGAGGCTGTTCCAGCGGCGGAAGTTCTTAAGCCATTGTTTCCAAAGGATAAATTTCCTTTAGGTTGCAGCAAAGACAATCCTTGGTGGCAGTTATGGCCTCATATTCATGGAACGGATGGCTTCTTTGGGGCAGTTTTCCAGAAGAAAGCTGCTGCGCCCGTTCCCGAGGCAGAAAAAGACCCTCAAAAAGAGACTAAGGTCAAAAACAAGAAGACTCCTAAAGAACTAAAATAG